The following coding sequences lie in one Deinococcus detaillensis genomic window:
- a CDS encoding phosphatidate cytidylyltransferase → MESLSTRFTTSVVGFALVCVAVYFGWVTLLPFLLLIGFLALREYIHMVDRRDIDVRRTGLYLFGAAILVASYPGWPVPWAGGSWREVVLTAATGYLLVVEVMQPGERPLERVVYSLFGLLYIPWLLGYFLMLRYSPDAEGGLLFFALPLLATFAADTGGYFFGYFFGKRKLAPEVSPGKTVEGALGGLLVSFLVVVVVTRLANIWSLPDAFLYAVMVASASQLGDLSESLIKRSLGAKDSGNTLPGHGGILDRLDSLLFAVPITYVFLNINVF, encoded by the coding sequence ATGGAATCGCTCAGCACCCGCTTTACCACCTCGGTGGTGGGCTTTGCCTTGGTGTGTGTGGCGGTGTATTTCGGCTGGGTAACCCTGCTGCCGTTTTTGTTGCTGATCGGCTTTTTGGCCCTGCGCGAATACATCCACATGGTCGACCGGCGCGACATCGACGTGCGGCGCACCGGGCTGTACCTGTTCGGCGCGGCCATTTTGGTGGCCAGCTATCCGGGCTGGCCTGTGCCCTGGGCGGGCGGCTCATGGCGTGAGGTGGTGCTGACTGCTGCCACCGGGTACCTGCTGGTGGTAGAAGTCATGCAGCCCGGTGAGCGGCCCCTCGAGCGCGTGGTCTACAGCTTGTTTGGCCTGCTGTATATCCCGTGGCTGCTCGGCTACTTTCTGATGCTGCGCTACAGCCCCGACGCGGAGGGCGGCCTGCTGTTCTTCGCCCTGCCGCTGCTGGCCACCTTTGCCGCAGACACCGGCGGCTATTTTTTCGGTTATTTCTTTGGCAAGCGCAAATTGGCTCCCGAAGTCAGCCCTGGCAAAACAGTAGAAGGTGCGCTGGGCGGGTTACTGGTCAGCTTTTTGGTGGTGGTCGTCGTGACCCGCCTCGCCAACATCTGGAGTCTGCCCGACGCCTTTTTGTACGCGGTGATGGTGGCCAGCGCTTCGCAGCTCGGCGACCTCAGCGAGAGTTTGATTAAACGCTCGCTGGGTGCCAAAGACAGCGGCAATACCTTACCGGGTCACGGCGGCATTTTAGACCGCTTGGATTCGCTGCTGTTTGCCGTGCCGATTACCTATGTGTTTTTGAATATCAATGTGTTCTGA
- the frr gene encoding ribosome recycling factor encodes MKQLQTESRSKMLKAIEALDQSLSVLRTGRANPGILKKVQVNYYGSTMPIDQVASISTPDARTLVITPWDRGALNPIEKAIRDSDLGLNPNNRGDTIFISLPMLTEERRKDLIKNARNYGEDAKVAVRSLRKHALDDLKKVEGVGEDDIKRGEADVQKLTDEFIKRVDDTVSAKEQDILG; translated from the coding sequence ATGAAACAACTTCAAACTGAATCACGTAGCAAAATGCTCAAGGCCATTGAAGCGCTCGATCAAAGCCTGTCGGTGCTCCGCACGGGCCGCGCCAATCCGGGCATTCTCAAAAAAGTGCAGGTGAACTATTACGGCTCCACCATGCCGATTGACCAGGTGGCCAGCATCAGCACGCCGGACGCCCGCACCTTGGTCATCACGCCCTGGGACAGAGGAGCGCTCAACCCGATTGAGAAGGCCATCCGTGATTCGGATCTGGGCCTCAATCCCAACAACAGAGGCGACACCATCTTTATCAGCTTGCCGATGCTCACAGAGGAGCGCCGCAAAGACCTGATCAAAAATGCCCGCAACTACGGCGAGGATGCCAAAGTTGCGGTTCGCAGCTTACGCAAGCACGCGCTAGACGACCTCAAGAAAGTCGAGGGCGTGGGCGAAGACGACATTAAGCGCGGGGAAGCCGACGTCCAGAAGCTGACCGACGAATTTATCAAGCGGGTTGATGATACGGTCAGCGCCAAGGAGCAGGACATCTTAGGGTGA
- the pyrH gene encoding UMP kinase, translating into MYKRVLLKLSGEFLSGEQGFGIVPEATDKLAHDIVSALEGTDVELSIVIGGGNFWRGARNGQGMDPATADYIGMLGTVMNAMALQDSMERAGKPTRVMSAIHMAAVAEPYIRRRAMRHMEKGRVVIFGGGNGAPFFTTDTTATLRALEVGAEVVLYAKNKVDGVYDSDPQKNPDAVRYDQLSHMDVVEKRLAVMDATAITLCMDKGLPLVVFDIFQEGNLRRLFVGERVGTLITS; encoded by the coding sequence ATGTATAAACGGGTTTTACTTAAACTCTCCGGCGAATTTTTATCGGGCGAACAAGGCTTTGGAATCGTGCCGGAAGCCACCGATAAGCTGGCCCACGACATCGTTTCGGCGCTGGAAGGCACCGACGTGGAGCTGTCCATCGTGATCGGAGGCGGCAACTTCTGGCGCGGCGCTCGCAACGGTCAGGGCATGGATCCGGCCACGGCAGACTACATCGGGATGCTCGGCACCGTCATGAACGCTATGGCCCTGCAAGACTCGATGGAGCGGGCCGGAAAGCCCACCCGCGTGATGAGCGCCATCCACATGGCCGCTGTCGCCGAGCCGTATATTCGCCGCCGCGCCATGCGCCACATGGAAAAGGGCCGGGTGGTCATTTTCGGCGGTGGCAACGGAGCGCCGTTTTTTACCACTGACACCACCGCCACGCTGCGGGCGCTGGAAGTCGGCGCGGAAGTGGTGCTGTACGCCAAAAACAAAGTGGACGGCGTCTACGATTCTGACCCGCAGAAAAACCCGGACGCGGTGCGCTACGATCAGCTCAGCCACATGGATGTGGTGGAAAAGCGCCTCGCGGTGATGGACGCCACCGCCATTACCCTGTGCATGGATAAAGGCCTGCCGCTGGTGGTCTTTGATATTTTTCAGGAAGGCAATTTGCGCCGCCTGTTCGTGGGCGAGCGGGTCGGAACACTGATTACTTCGTAG